A stretch of Saccharothrix texasensis DNA encodes these proteins:
- a CDS encoding ribonuclease Z has protein sequence MSPRELVVLGTASQVPTRGRNHNGYLLRWDAEGFLFDPGDGTQRQMARAGVAVTDVTRLFITHFHGDHCLGVPGVVQRMSLDRVPHTVHAHFPAEGAEYFDRLRHASSFHDVADVRAQPVTGPGVLAEGPFGLLEARRLDHTLPAYGYRLVEPDGRTMIPERLAAHGIRGRAVRDLRPPLLDEVSVPRRGQRFAFVMDTRLCDGVFELADGADMLVIESTFLHVDEALAVEYGHLTARQAARVAAECGVRKLVLTHFSQRYTDPRLFRDEAAEVFAGDLVVAADLDRVPLPRRRSTPGTVGPHR, from the coding sequence GTGTCACCACGAGAGCTGGTCGTGCTCGGCACCGCGAGCCAGGTGCCGACCCGCGGCCGCAACCACAACGGCTACCTGCTGCGCTGGGACGCCGAGGGCTTCCTGTTCGACCCGGGCGACGGCACGCAGCGGCAGATGGCGCGCGCGGGCGTCGCGGTCACCGACGTCACCAGGCTCTTCATCACCCACTTCCACGGCGACCACTGCCTCGGCGTGCCGGGCGTGGTGCAGCGCATGTCGCTCGACCGGGTGCCGCACACCGTGCACGCGCACTTCCCCGCCGAGGGCGCGGAGTACTTCGACCGGCTGCGGCACGCCAGCTCGTTCCACGACGTGGCGGACGTCCGCGCGCAGCCGGTCACCGGGCCGGGCGTGCTCGCCGAGGGGCCGTTCGGCCTGCTGGAGGCGCGGCGGCTCGACCACACGCTGCCCGCCTACGGCTACCGCCTGGTCGAGCCGGACGGCCGCACGATGATCCCCGAACGGCTGGCCGCCCACGGCATCCGGGGCCGCGCCGTCCGCGACCTCCGACCGCCGCTGCTGGACGAAGTCAGCGTGCCGCGCCGGGGCCAGCGGTTCGCCTTCGTCATGGACACCCGGCTGTGCGACGGCGTGTTCGAGCTGGCCGACGGGGCCGACATGCTGGTCATCGAGTCGACGTTCCTGCACGTGGACGAGGCGCTGGCGGTCGAGTACGGCCACCTCACGGCCCGTCAGGCGGCCCGGGTCGCGGCCGAGTGCGGTGTGCGCAAGCTCGTCCTCACCCACTTCTCGCAGCGCTACACCGACCCCCGGCTGTTCCGCGACGAGGCCGCCGAGGTGTTCGCCGGCGACCTCGTCGTGGCCGCCGACCTGGACCGCGTCCCGCTGCCCCGCCGCCGCTCGACCCCCGGAACTGTCGGACCCCACCGGTAG
- a CDS encoding helix-turn-helix transcriptional regulator translates to MGKPTRITNSIRALRFAHGEMTQAELARRLDVTRQTVIAIEQGRYSPSLEMAFQIARVFAVPLGDVFQYPEDDS, encoded by the coding sequence GTGGGCAAGCCGACCAGGATCACCAACTCGATCCGCGCGCTGCGCTTCGCGCACGGCGAGATGACGCAGGCCGAGCTGGCCCGCCGCCTCGACGTCACGCGCCAGACCGTCATCGCCATCGAGCAGGGCCGCTACTCGCCCTCGCTGGAGATGGCCTTCCAGATCGCCCGGGTCTTCGCGGTCCCGCTCGGCGACGTGTTCCAGTACCCGGAGGACGACTCATGA
- a CDS encoding glycosyl hydrolase family 28-related protein, producing the protein MLRISARFGVVVAVAAAGLAVPAADAAPAPVVTRAALDPALVAGRGADVAFVEQEAENATTTGTVIGPDRTAYTLPSEASGRKAVRLEPGRHVEFTLPKAANAITVRYSIPDAANGGGITAPLDVTVNGGHRKTMTLTSQYAWLYNQYPFTNDPNAGLLHPDWWITECACVPSQTTPAPVIRTPFRPSHFYDEQRLKLGRTYRAGDRVRLTAPAGTNAAWTVIDLLDSELVAPPHVNPVAANVLLFGADPTGRRDSADAFDRAIAFARRHRLPVHIPPGTFQVNRHIVVDDVTIEGAGNWHTVIKGREVALPTPAPDGSVHTGVGFYGKPAAEGGSRNVHLRGFAIEGDVRERVDTDQVNGIGGALSDSTIRGLHLRHTKVGLWFDGPMSNVSVTDNIVVDQVADALNFHTGVTDSVVRNNFIRNTGDDGLAMWSEHQQDARNRFERNTVQSPVLANGIALYGGTDNALVGNLVADPVREGSGIQLGSRFGAQPFTGQVLITDNTTVRAGTHELNWNIGLGAIWFYALERDIDADVRVVGNHFLDNTYNAIMLVSEWSVKDLHSITNVHFEDVRVDGTGTSVLSARAAGSATFENVDARNVGAVPVNNCGSFNFPATGSEFALTDGGGNDGWLAPWLLPNTITCDDRPQVVPPPAPSQW; encoded by the coding sequence ATGTTGCGGATATCCGCCAGGTTCGGCGTGGTCGTCGCGGTGGCGGCGGCGGGGCTCGCAGTGCCCGCCGCCGACGCCGCGCCCGCGCCCGTCGTCACCCGGGCCGCGCTGGACCCCGCGCTCGTCGCGGGCCGGGGCGCGGACGTGGCGTTCGTCGAGCAGGAAGCGGAGAACGCCACCACGACCGGCACGGTCATCGGGCCCGACCGGACGGCGTACACGCTGCCGTCCGAGGCGTCCGGCCGCAAGGCGGTCCGGCTCGAGCCCGGCCGGCACGTCGAGTTCACCCTGCCGAAGGCCGCCAACGCGATCACCGTCCGCTACAGCATCCCGGACGCCGCGAACGGCGGCGGCATCACCGCGCCGCTGGACGTGACGGTGAACGGCGGACACCGCAAGACGATGACGCTCACCTCGCAGTACGCGTGGCTCTACAACCAGTACCCCTTCACCAACGACCCGAACGCCGGCCTGCTGCACCCGGACTGGTGGATCACCGAGTGCGCCTGCGTGCCGTCCCAGACCACGCCCGCGCCGGTCATCCGCACACCGTTCCGCCCCAGCCACTTCTACGACGAGCAGCGCCTCAAGCTCGGCCGCACCTACCGCGCCGGCGACCGCGTCCGCCTCACCGCCCCCGCCGGCACCAACGCCGCGTGGACCGTGATCGACCTGCTGGACTCCGAGCTGGTCGCGCCGCCGCACGTCAACCCGGTCGCGGCGAACGTGCTGCTGTTCGGCGCGGACCCGACCGGCCGGCGCGACTCGGCCGACGCCTTCGACCGCGCCATCGCCTTCGCCAGGCGCCACCGGCTCCCGGTGCACATCCCGCCGGGCACGTTCCAGGTCAACCGGCACATCGTCGTGGACGACGTGACCATCGAGGGCGCCGGCAACTGGCACACCGTCATCAAGGGCCGTGAAGTCGCCCTCCCGACGCCCGCGCCGGACGGCTCCGTCCACACCGGAGTCGGCTTCTACGGCAAGCCCGCCGCCGAGGGCGGCAGCCGCAACGTCCACCTGCGCGGGTTCGCCATCGAGGGCGACGTGCGCGAGCGCGTCGACACCGACCAGGTCAACGGGATCGGCGGGGCCCTCAGCGACTCCACCATCCGCGGCCTGCACCTGCGCCACACCAAGGTGGGCCTGTGGTTCGACGGTCCGATGTCGAACGTCTCGGTCACCGACAACATCGTGGTCGACCAGGTCGCGGACGCGCTGAACTTCCACACCGGCGTCACGGACTCCGTGGTGCGCAACAACTTCATCCGCAACACCGGTGACGACGGCCTGGCCATGTGGTCGGAGCACCAGCAGGACGCGCGCAACCGCTTCGAGCGCAACACCGTGCAGTCACCCGTGCTGGCCAACGGCATCGCGCTGTACGGCGGCACGGACAACGCCCTGGTGGGCAACCTGGTCGCCGACCCGGTGCGCGAGGGCAGCGGCATCCAGCTCGGGTCGCGGTTCGGCGCGCAGCCGTTCACCGGGCAGGTCCTGATCACCGACAACACCACCGTCCGGGCCGGCACGCACGAGCTGAACTGGAACATCGGGCTCGGCGCGATCTGGTTCTACGCGTTGGAGCGGGACATCGACGCGGACGTGCGCGTGGTGGGCAACCACTTCCTGGACAACACCTACAACGCGATCATGCTGGTGAGCGAGTGGTCGGTGAAGGACCTCCACTCGATCACCAACGTGCACTTCGAAGACGTCCGCGTCGACGGCACGGGCACCTCGGTGCTGAGCGCCCGGGCGGCCGGTTCGGCGACGTTCGAGAACGTGGACGCGCGCAACGTCGGCGCGGTGCCGGTGAACAACTGCGGCTCGTTCAACTTCCCGGCCACCGGCTCGGAGTTCGCGCTGACCGACGGCGGTGGCAACGACGGCTGGCTCGCGCCGTGGCTGCTGCCGAACACGATCACGTGCGACGACCGTCCCCAGGTCGTCCCGCCGCCCGCGCCGTCGCAGTGGTGA
- a CDS encoding putative glycolipid-binding domain-containing protein yields the protein MNSFNTAERATPSGESTRSAAAQMVTWQGYDVPRLEQVRFLLSERKLRASGRLVTAGPAEQFSGSFEVSVGETGAVKRLLLRTATVSEERQISVSRSPEGIWLVDSGQGAERADFDGAVDVDVQFAVLFNAIPIRRLNLQQEEGDHEIPVVYVTLPDLSVQLVRQRYRTVSVGEDRAVVSFTHGEFEQDITVDRTGLVVDYPRIAYRI from the coding sequence GTGAACTCGTTCAACACGGCTGAGCGGGCGACCCCGTCCGGGGAGAGCACCCGTTCCGCCGCCGCGCAGATGGTGACCTGGCAGGGCTACGACGTGCCCAGGCTGGAGCAGGTGCGGTTCCTGCTCTCGGAGCGCAAGCTCCGCGCCTCGGGCCGACTGGTGACCGCCGGTCCGGCCGAGCAGTTCAGCGGCTCGTTCGAGGTGTCGGTCGGCGAGACCGGCGCGGTGAAGCGGCTGCTGCTGCGGACCGCGACGGTGTCGGAGGAGCGGCAGATCTCGGTCAGCCGGTCACCCGAGGGCATCTGGCTGGTCGACTCCGGTCAGGGCGCGGAGCGGGCGGACTTCGACGGCGCGGTGGACGTGGACGTGCAGTTCGCGGTCCTGTTCAACGCCATCCCGATCCGCCGCCTCAACCTGCAGCAGGAGGAAGGCGACCACGAGATCCCGGTCGTCTACGTGACCCTGCCCGACCTGTCGGTCCAACTGGTCCGCCAGCGCTACCGCACGGTCTCGGTCGGCGAGGACCGCGCGGTCGTCTCCTTCACCCACGGCGAGTTCGAACAGGACATCACCGTGGACCGAACGGGCCTGGTCGTCGACTACCCCCGCATCGCCTACCGGATCTGA
- a CDS encoding NAD-dependent epimerase/dehydratase family protein yields the protein MRVVVTGSTGYIGRVVSAELSAAGHTPIPFSGDVRVGSLDGPVDAVVHLAGLGRVRESFGDPVRFYDVNVGGTVNLLRSPPPRFVLASTAGVYGSAGVATIDESCPRAPGSPYAASKAAAEDVLAWAAEAGRVSGVALRLFNVAGGGDVDDTRVITKACGVAAGRLPSMEVFGDGSAVRDFVHVRDVARAFVAAVERDGDGYVALNVGATPASVADVLASVARVTGREVPVVRRPAHPGEAPVLRADTTALRASGWAPACSDLDTLVRDQWAAETGT from the coding sequence ATGCGCGTAGTCGTCACCGGGTCCACCGGGTACATCGGACGGGTGGTCTCGGCGGAGTTGTCCGCCGCCGGCCACACACCTATCCCCTTTTCGGGTGATGTCCGGGTCGGGTCGCTCGACGGGCCGGTGGACGCGGTCGTGCACCTGGCGGGACTCGGGCGGGTGCGCGAGTCGTTCGGCGACCCGGTGCGGTTCTACGACGTGAACGTGGGCGGCACGGTCAACCTGCTGCGCTCGCCGCCGCCGCGGTTCGTGCTGGCGTCCACGGCCGGCGTGTACGGGTCGGCCGGTGTCGCGACGATCGACGAGTCCTGTCCGCGTGCGCCGGGCAGTCCCTACGCGGCTTCCAAGGCCGCCGCCGAGGACGTGCTGGCGTGGGCCGCCGAGGCCGGCCGGGTGAGCGGGGTGGCGCTGCGGCTGTTCAACGTCGCCGGCGGCGGGGACGTGGACGACACGCGCGTGATCACGAAGGCGTGCGGGGTGGCGGCCGGGCGGCTGCCGTCGATGGAGGTGTTCGGCGACGGGTCGGCGGTGCGGGACTTCGTGCACGTGCGCGACGTGGCGCGGGCGTTCGTGGCGGCGGTGGAGCGCGACGGTGACGGTTACGTGGCGCTGAACGTGGGCGCGACGCCGGCGAGCGTGGCCGACGTGCTGGCCTCGGTGGCCCGGGTGACGGGTCGGGAGGTGCCGGTCGTGCGGCGGCCCGCGCACCCCGGCGAGGCGCCCGTGCTGCGCGCCGACACGACCGCTCTGCGCGCGTCGGGCTGGGCGCCGGCCTGCTCGGACCTCGACACCCTGGTCCGCGACCAGTGGGCGGCCGAGACCGGGACCTGA
- a CDS encoding antitoxin, protein MNFDEIKNKASELLEQNHEKVDAGIDQAAEFVAGRFGHEEQVKTVAEKAKDILPGGE, encoded by the coding sequence ATGAACTTCGACGAGATCAAGAACAAGGCGTCCGAGCTGCTCGAGCAGAACCACGAGAAGGTCGATGCGGGCATCGACCAGGCCGCCGAGTTCGTCGCAGGCAGGTTCGGCCACGAAGAGCAGGTCAAAACGGTGGCCGAGAAGGCCAAGGACATCCTTCCGGGTGGAGAGTGA
- a CDS encoding serine hydrolase domain-containing protein — MESLQAVSSWPVDTAATAVVDARGEVLGTHGPLDHRFPLASVTKLLTSYAVLVAVEEGAVEWDQPAGPEGSTVKHLIAHTSGLAFDSADVQAAPGARRIYSNTGFQVLADCVAEATGIPFARYLAEAVFEPLGMASSALEGSAGAGAVSTVADLVRFAAEVQAPKLVSAEQVAEATAVVFPGLRGVLPGFGSQQHNDWGLGFEIRADKSPHWTGTASSPRTFGHFGQSGTFLWVDPDAGVACVALTDRKFGEWAATAWPAFTDGVLAELGRIRS, encoded by the coding sequence ATGGAGAGCTTGCAGGCGGTGTCGTCGTGGCCGGTGGACACCGCGGCGACGGCCGTGGTCGACGCGCGGGGTGAGGTGCTCGGCACGCACGGGCCGCTCGACCACCGGTTCCCGCTGGCCTCGGTGACCAAGCTGCTGACGTCGTACGCGGTGCTGGTGGCGGTGGAGGAGGGCGCGGTCGAGTGGGACCAGCCGGCCGGGCCCGAGGGGTCGACGGTGAAGCACCTGATCGCGCACACGTCCGGGTTGGCGTTCGACTCGGCCGACGTCCAGGCCGCGCCGGGCGCCAGGCGGATCTACTCCAACACGGGTTTCCAGGTGCTCGCGGACTGCGTCGCGGAGGCGACCGGCATCCCGTTCGCGCGGTACCTGGCGGAGGCGGTGTTCGAGCCGCTGGGCATGGCGTCGTCGGCGTTGGAGGGCTCGGCGGGCGCGGGCGCGGTGTCGACGGTGGCCGACCTGGTCCGGTTCGCCGCGGAGGTGCAGGCGCCGAAGCTGGTGTCGGCCGAGCAGGTCGCGGAGGCGACGGCGGTGGTGTTCCCGGGGCTGCGCGGGGTGCTGCCCGGGTTCGGGTCGCAGCAGCACAACGACTGGGGGCTCGGGTTCGAGATCCGGGCGGACAAGTCGCCGCACTGGACCGGCACGGCCAGCTCGCCGCGGACGTTCGGGCACTTCGGGCAGAGCGGCACGTTCCTGTGGGTCGACCCGGACGCCGGGGTCGCGTGCGTGGCGTTGACCGACCGCAAGTTCGGCGAGTGGGCCGCGACGGCGTGGCCCGCGTTCACCGACGGGGTGCTGGCGGAGTTGGGACGCATCCGGAGCTGA
- a CDS encoding thiolase family protein translates to MSRPLILDAARTPFGRYRGGLSGVRVDDLAALPIVELLRRHPSLDPASIDDVLLGNTNGAGEENRNIGRMAALLAGLPTSVPGVAINRLCASGGEAIVQAARALALGDASLLVAGGVEGMTRAPFVVPRPDKPFADRLESVSTALGWRLVNPRMKAEWTVPLGRAAEDVAVSLGITREQMDLFALRSHRRASAAWDAGVHDGFAFPVQLRDAAPVRRDESVRPETSADKLGKLKSAFSESGPVTAGNSSPLNDGAAALLMGSEEVATSLGVTPLGEFLGSAVTAEDPQRFTLAPVSAIRKLLGRLAIESAQVDLWEINEAFAAMALSVLHHLPEVDREKVNVHGGAIAYGHPLGASFPRVVVDLCRHLRARGGGLGVAAACVGVGQGMAIAVRV, encoded by the coding sequence ATGTCGCGCCCCCTCATCCTCGACGCCGCCCGCACCCCGTTCGGCCGCTACCGAGGCGGGCTGTCCGGGGTGCGCGTGGACGACCTGGCCGCGCTGCCCATCGTGGAGCTGCTGCGCCGGCACCCCTCCCTCGACCCCGCGTCGATCGACGACGTGCTGCTGGGCAACACCAACGGCGCGGGCGAGGAGAACCGCAACATCGGCCGGATGGCCGCGCTGCTGGCCGGGCTGCCGACGTCGGTGCCGGGAGTGGCGATCAACCGGCTCTGCGCGTCGGGCGGTGAGGCGATCGTGCAGGCGGCGCGGGCGTTGGCGCTCGGTGACGCGTCGCTGCTCGTGGCCGGCGGGGTGGAGGGGATGACACGGGCCCCGTTCGTCGTGCCGCGGCCGGACAAGCCGTTCGCCGACCGGTTGGAGTCGGTGTCGACCGCGCTCGGGTGGCGGCTGGTGAACCCGCGGATGAAGGCCGAGTGGACCGTGCCGCTGGGACGTGCGGCGGAGGACGTCGCGGTGTCGCTGGGCATCACGCGGGAGCAGATGGACCTGTTCGCGCTGCGGTCGCACCGGCGGGCTTCGGCGGCCTGGGACGCGGGCGTGCACGACGGGTTCGCGTTCCCCGTGCAGCTGCGGGACGCCGCGCCGGTGCGGCGGGACGAGTCCGTGCGGCCGGAGACGTCGGCGGACAAGCTGGGGAAGCTGAAGTCGGCGTTCTCGGAGAGCGGGCCGGTGACGGCGGGCAACTCGTCGCCGTTGAACGACGGCGCGGCGGCGCTGCTGATGGGGTCCGAGGAGGTCGCGACCTCGCTGGGGGTCACACCGCTGGGTGAGTTCCTCGGCTCGGCCGTGACCGCCGAGGACCCGCAGCGGTTCACCCTGGCCCCGGTGTCGGCGATCCGGAAGCTGCTGGGTCGGTTGGCGATCGAGTCGGCGCAGGTCGACCTGTGGGAGATCAACGAGGCGTTCGCGGCGATGGCCCTGTCGGTGCTGCACCACCTGCCGGAAGTGGACCGGGAGAAGGTCAACGTGCACGGCGGCGCGATCGCGTACGGCCACCCGCTGGGCGCCTCGTTCCCGCGCGTGGTCGTGGACCTGTGCCGGCACTTGCGCGCGCGCGGGGGCGGCCTGGGCGTGGCGGCGGCCTGCGTGGGCGTGGGCCAGGGCATGGCGATCGCCGTCCGGGTGTGA
- a CDS encoding DNA cytosine methyltransferase, with amino-acid sequence MRGPTFKVVDLFSGAGGMSLGFQAHRDFTIVGAADAQIGKPSSRLGSLRCNGIYRDNIGVDPLQVDLGRLDPAVLRQVWNLRRGELDVLVACPPCSGFTRIAPANHLRDDPRNSLVGRVAAYVDEFRPRVLVLENARELVKGRQRHHLDGLAELLLELGYEVDASTHMLSRFGLPQLRERAMVVAVDAGVPLRTLEDLWQGWEVRPGAVTVRRAIGKLPPVEAGESHPEDEMHVSPSFRRDRSLDRMRAIPADGGSWGDLVGSPSEQLLNPAQRKIIEEGKWGSHPDVYGRLWWDEPARTIKRECGHVGNGRYSHPEQHRLCTVREMALLQGFPRRFRFDVSVIGNAYRHVGDAVPPLISYQLASLVKWMLTGQPPTARDLCLPGTSLRVGDIRPVAPSALVA; translated from the coding sequence GTGCGCGGACCCACCTTCAAAGTCGTCGACCTGTTCTCCGGCGCCGGTGGCATGAGCCTCGGCTTCCAAGCGCACCGGGACTTCACCATCGTCGGGGCGGCCGACGCGCAGATCGGCAAGCCGTCGTCCCGGCTGGGCTCGTTGCGCTGCAACGGGATCTACCGGGACAACATCGGCGTCGACCCGCTCCAGGTCGACCTGGGCCGGCTCGACCCGGCCGTGCTGCGGCAGGTGTGGAACCTCCGCCGGGGCGAGCTGGACGTGCTCGTGGCCTGCCCGCCGTGCTCGGGCTTCACCCGCATCGCGCCGGCCAACCACCTGCGTGACGACCCGCGCAACTCGCTGGTCGGCCGGGTCGCGGCGTACGTGGACGAGTTCCGGCCGCGGGTGCTGGTGCTGGAGAACGCCCGCGAGCTGGTGAAGGGCAGGCAGCGGCACCACCTGGACGGGCTGGCCGAGCTGCTGCTGGAACTCGGGTACGAAGTGGACGCGAGCACGCACATGCTGTCGCGCTTCGGGCTGCCGCAGCTGCGCGAGCGGGCGATGGTGGTGGCGGTGGACGCCGGCGTGCCGCTGCGCACCCTCGAAGACCTGTGGCAGGGCTGGGAGGTGCGGCCCGGCGCGGTGACCGTGCGGCGGGCGATCGGCAAGCTGCCGCCGGTGGAGGCGGGCGAGTCGCACCCCGAGGACGAGATGCACGTGTCGCCGTCGTTCCGCCGCGACCGGTCGCTGGACCGGATGCGGGCCATCCCGGCCGACGGCGGGTCGTGGGGCGACCTGGTCGGCTCGCCCTCGGAGCAGCTGCTGAACCCGGCCCAGCGCAAGATCATCGAAGAGGGCAAGTGGGGTTCCCACCCGGACGTGTACGGCCGGCTGTGGTGGGACGAGCCGGCGCGCACGATCAAGCGGGAGTGCGGGCACGTCGGCAACGGGCGCTACTCGCACCCGGAGCAGCACCGGTTGTGCACGGTGCGGGAGATGGCGCTGCTCCAGGGCTTCCCGCGCCGGTTCCGGTTCGACGTGTCGGTGATCGGCAACGCCTACCGGCACGTGGGCGACGCCGTGCCGCCGTTGATCTCCTACCAGCTGGCGTCGCTGGTGAAGTGGATGCTGACCGGTCAGCCGCCGACCGCGCGCGACCTGTGCCTGCCCGGCACGTCGCTGCGGGTCGGGGACATCCGCCCGGTCGCGCCGTCCGCCCTGGTCGCCTAG
- a CDS encoding NAD(P)-dependent alcohol dehydrogenase, whose product MRAITQDAYGVPEEVLRLDDIDKPSVRDGEVLVRVHAAAVSGSDWHLLRGLPYAARPVVGLRRPRNRVPGLELAGTVEAVGAGVSTTAVGDEVFGWCSGAFCEYAAVPEGQVTAKPANLTPEQAAAVPIAGFTALQAVRDAGRVRAGQKVLVLGASGCVGVYAVQLAKHYGAEVTGVCSAAKADLVAGIGADHVLDYAAGQVTATGFDVVVDLYGNPSLRTLKRLVKPGGTVALVGGTGGRWFMGVDRWLRVPLAAPFLGIKARPLVHKDRLDDLVLLRELIEAGAVTPVLDRTYPLAEAAAAIEDVRRGRVRGHAVVALQAVTTATARAAGRPGDGRRT is encoded by the coding sequence ATGAGAGCGATCACGCAGGACGCGTACGGCGTCCCCGAGGAAGTGCTGCGGCTCGACGACATCGACAAGCCCTCGGTGCGGGACGGCGAGGTGCTGGTGCGCGTCCACGCCGCCGCGGTCTCCGGCTCCGACTGGCACCTCCTGCGCGGCCTGCCCTACGCGGCCCGGCCGGTGGTCGGGCTGCGGCGGCCGCGCAACCGGGTGCCCGGCCTGGAGCTGGCGGGCACGGTCGAGGCGGTCGGCGCCGGCGTGTCCACCACCGCGGTGGGCGACGAGGTCTTCGGCTGGTGCTCCGGCGCGTTCTGCGAGTACGCCGCCGTGCCGGAGGGCCAGGTGACGGCCAAGCCCGCGAACCTCACACCGGAGCAGGCCGCGGCCGTGCCGATCGCCGGGTTCACCGCGTTGCAGGCGGTCCGGGACGCCGGACGGGTGCGCGCCGGGCAGAAGGTGCTGGTGCTGGGCGCTTCGGGGTGCGTCGGGGTGTACGCGGTGCAGCTCGCCAAGCACTACGGCGCCGAGGTGACCGGGGTGTGCAGCGCGGCGAAAGCGGACCTGGTCGCGGGGATCGGCGCGGACCACGTGCTCGACTACGCGGCCGGGCAGGTGACCGCGACCGGCTTCGACGTGGTGGTCGACCTCTACGGCAACCCGTCGCTGCGCACCCTCAAACGGCTGGTGAAGCCGGGTGGGACGGTCGCGCTCGTCGGTGGCACGGGCGGGCGGTGGTTCATGGGCGTCGACCGGTGGCTGCGGGTGCCGCTCGCGGCCCCGTTCCTCGGGATCAAGGCGCGACCGCTGGTGCACAAGGACCGCCTCGACGACCTGGTGCTGCTGCGCGAGCTGATCGAAGCCGGCGCGGTGACGCCCGTGCTGGACCGCACGTACCCGTTGGCGGAAGCCGCCGCCGCGATCGAGGACGTGCGGCGTGGCCGGGTGCGCGGCCACGCCGTCGTCGCTCTCCAGGCCGTCACCACTGCGACGGCGCGGGCGGCGGGACGACCTGGGGACGGTCGTCGCACGTGA
- a CDS encoding thioester domain-containing protein: MSALPAAADKPKVEPYDGANEPGMGIYLERDGKVLDNDEDKEGVQAFNASLIGLRLQEGDDSQTAKAYCVELPTPLQDGQPLVEVPWGEHPNPDTKFKENAAKVNWVLQNSYPAIEVKDAYELYGLDPENKRSILIAATQAAVWHFSDGVDLRENDSTTEEEDVHGGTVDDLVFKVYEYLTTKAEDLAEPKPTLSIEPGELTGKAGEKIGPFTVSTTATEAVLTAELPDGVTVVDANGNALPVADPNARAAAAATSNVAEVWVKVDAGVEPGEVEFTVTASAKLRSGRLFVSSDRNLKTQSLIIAKSEVFPVKAKAKAKWVEGTVVTTTTEATTTTAPTTTTTAEAPVTSTTVPAGGGSDDDLANTGASIFVPLLIGIGLLGAGAGALLFLRRKRTA, from the coding sequence ATGTCGGCCCTTCCCGCGGCCGCCGACAAGCCGAAGGTCGAGCCCTACGACGGCGCGAACGAGCCCGGCATGGGCATCTACCTGGAGCGCGACGGCAAGGTCCTGGACAACGACGAGGACAAGGAGGGCGTGCAGGCGTTCAACGCCAGCCTCATCGGCCTCCGCCTCCAGGAAGGCGACGACTCGCAGACCGCCAAGGCGTACTGCGTCGAGCTGCCGACCCCGCTGCAGGACGGCCAGCCGCTGGTCGAGGTGCCGTGGGGCGAGCACCCCAACCCGGACACCAAGTTCAAGGAGAACGCCGCCAAGGTCAACTGGGTGCTGCAGAACAGCTACCCGGCGATCGAGGTGAAGGACGCCTACGAGCTGTACGGCCTGGACCCCGAGAACAAGCGCAGCATCCTGATCGCCGCGACCCAGGCTGCCGTGTGGCACTTCAGCGACGGCGTGGACCTGCGTGAGAACGACTCCACCACCGAGGAGGAGGACGTCCACGGCGGCACGGTCGACGACCTCGTCTTCAAGGTCTACGAGTACCTCACCACCAAGGCCGAGGACCTGGCCGAGCCCAAGCCGACCCTGTCCATCGAGCCGGGCGAGCTGACCGGCAAGGCGGGCGAGAAGATCGGCCCGTTCACCGTCTCCACCACGGCCACCGAGGCGGTCCTGACCGCCGAGCTGCCCGACGGTGTCACGGTCGTCGACGCGAACGGCAACGCGCTGCCCGTCGCCGACCCGAACGCCCGCGCCGCCGCGGCGGCCACGTCGAACGTCGCCGAGGTGTGGGTGAAGGTCGACGCGGGCGTCGAGCCCGGCGAGGTCGAGTTCACCGTCACGGCCAGCGCCAAGCTGCGCAGCGGCCGGCTGTTCGTGTCCAGCGACCGCAACCTGAAGACGCAGTCGCTGATCATCGCCAAGTCCGAGGTCTTCCCGGTCAAGGCGAAGGCGAAGGCGAAGTGGGTCGAGGGCACCGTCGTGACCACGACGACCGAGGCCACCACGACCACCGCGCCGACGACCACCACCACGGCCGAGGCGCCGGTCACCAGCACCACGGTCCCGGCCGGCGGCGGCAGTGACGACGACCTGGCCAACACCGGCGCGTCCATCTTCGTGCCGCTGCTGATCGGCATCGGCCTGCTGGGCGCGGGCGCCGGGGCGCTGCTGTTCCTGCGTCGCAAGCGCACTGCCTGA